The Quercus lobata isolate SW786 chromosome 4, ValleyOak3.0 Primary Assembly, whole genome shotgun sequence genome segment tattcaaaataaaaatattgtttctcCATAAGAAAAAGGTAGGGAGTGATATAGGAATAAgtggcaaagaaaaaaaaaagacgaaggaaaaaagacaagaaaagcAGGGGGCTATGATGCAATAAATGTTGTATTATTCACTAAAgtgaaagaaataaagaagaaaaagttaaaGGCAAAGGATAATATACATGCACTTTAGTAACAGTAAGCTGCAATCCCAAGGTTGAAGAAATAATAGTGTGTAAAATGACCCTAGATGACATCACAAAGATAATCACGTGCTATACCTAATTCAGTGAGCGACAGTGTTCATAAAAATAAAGCCTTAATGTGTAGGGTAAAGCAAGGGACAGTTTCTCCATCATTGTCAGCCAAAATATACCATTTCTTGGGATTATGTCTTTGTTCCTCGGTCTCTATCCTTGtcttttaaatgaatttttgaataCCCTAGGGTTTGCTTGGAGTCTTGGacctctattttattttattgaaatggATTTTATATTGTTACACaacagtttctcaaaaaaaaaaaaaaaaaaaatatatatatatatatattttgtcacACAACAGAATTGAACTGTacctgtttctcaaaaaaaaaaagaaaaagaaaaagaaaaaagaattgaacTTTACCTATTTGGGCTTTAATGAGTCTTTATTCACTAAGTGTACAATGGGCTTTAATGAGTCTTTATTCACTAAgtgtacaaaaatatttaatggGGTGCGTGTCTAATATtgtcttcttctccttcttatttttttttttttagaaaaaatgagtAGAAGAGAGTTGGTTTTTTCTATCTGAGCATGATTATAATGACACTCTATCTGTTGAACTTGGACTTGTAGGAGTAAAAGATCCGAATAAGCCATAATTGTACACTCAATCTTGTCGAGAACACTAATGTTTAACATTGTCTTAGATAATGAAGTTTGGTCTTATTTGattctctaaaaaaagaaaagtttggtCTTATTTTGAGCACCGTGATTATTGGACCTAACCCAGATGAAAATTTCCTAACTTTGACCCCTTTTTTGGTTTAGATACAACTGTACTAAAAATACTTTTGGTATGCGTAGGGTAGACGAATGCCAATATGGAGAACATCATTGATCCACCAAAATTGGCATACATATCTCATTACAATTGAGATACCGAATATTTTATTTcccatttgagaaaatttgattgtatATGACATAATAATGATTCCAAATCTAATATTACCTGTATTCTcgagaaaaatatatttatagatttgtaatatttaatataaaccGAGGCTAGTACCTGTATGATGCGACGGAGTGGGCGTTGGGGGCCTTTCGCTGCGTGTGTGCCTAGCCAAGAAGTGTGGCGCCACACAATTTTTCCATCACTACCAGCTATGACTTGATTGCCACCCACAACCAAATCCAGAGACCACTTGCCAGGCAACATTTGCCAAAGAACAAAGCAACCATTTTCACCACTTCTTGTTCCCAAAGTTTTCACATTTTTCCCAGACGAAACTTCTGTCTCACAACAAATCATCTTCACCGTCCCTGTTGCGTACATGGTTTTTGCACACTTTTGTTGCTTTAGACACCCCGTGGCTGCTAGATATTGTTGTATGATATAATTTGCAATTGAAGTTTCCTGTTAAACAACAATTCAAAACGTtacaaacaacaaaattgagtagtagtagtagtagaaataAGAATATaacatgtatatgtatgtataccATAGGAATGTCTTTGATGTGAAGACGATCAATTGGGTCATTGACTAGGGGAATTGGAGCAAGAGGGCAACCAAGAACACCAAGCAAAAGCCTCAAATCTTGCTTTTTGGGTTGAATGGCACCATCAAATGGGCTTGAAAAACTGGCTCCGGGAGAGTTTTTTGTTGCTCTAAACCATTCACGTATGACTTCCCAAGAGCTCTCTTTTTTGTTACCTTCTTCTTGCATTTCTGGGTCTGGCCATTCCATTAAGGGTGTCAATGGTTGAGGCACGTACCACACTTGTTGCTTTCTTCTCATTTTAGAACCCATATCATGAAACTAAAAGTGGTGAATAAGAGAAACAGTTATTGAAGAAGATGATGGAaatggttgaagaagaagaaggagtaGTATCTAATGGAGGTCATGGTTTGTGGTTATATTTAACAAAAGGTGAGGGAGTGTGAAAGAGTTTGAAGCATTGTTTGTGGGAAGAGACAAAAGCGACAGCTTATCTGTCCAACGGCTGAGATGGTATTATAATAGACACACTCGCATGTTGGCCTGTCTATTACCTTTATTCTTCTTTCTATAGGACGACTCCTGTTGTTTTGCTTTTGGCCACTAATGTTAGAATTTCCCAATTTTTAATAACTTCGATAAGTTGATAAGTTATGACGGACTCGATATTCACATTACCTTAATATAAATTACTCgcaataaattatattaataattgtgaaaatataatatcaattttattatgtatTAGCCATGGTAAGTTATATGTTGTttctaattaattcaattagtaaaatttattgttgtcgAATAAGAATTATGAGGCTTGTAAGTTGTATATACATACATCAAAGATCAATTAGTATTTGACTTGATGATAAATAACAATTATCGTAGAGTAAACGCTAAATATGTTAAAATTCTATCTATATGTAAAAGAATCACAGCAAGTTTTGTGaataatggtaaaaaaaaaaaaaaaggtttgtgtCCATAATATGCTTATTGTttgcttttatatttataatccTATACTTTTTGCTCTAAAGGGGGGCCCATTAAGACTGGCTTGGCCGCCCTATTTGGCTATTTCTTTCCATGCCTTGATATTAGACCTTAATACTGTAATACCCCTCTATTAGTTCCCTCAATTACCCTAGAGGTGATCTTTCTTGGACAATGATCCCacaccacaattttttttaaggtggcCACTATGTAGTAATGTCTGAATGATGACTCCATTGATATCTATAATCTTTATTGTCACACTACAAGCATTGATTTTATCAATGGTAACTTCGAGACATGTACTTAATCTTAATTTGCTGTTTAAATaatcaggaaaaatatttaatcattatATTTTTGAAGTGTGTGTAGCAAAATTGGTGCAGATCCTAGATGGTGAATCAATTTTACTAGAGATCTGATCACCATTCTTGAAAAtccaagtttttaattttagttttataggTCTTATAATCTTATGACATGTCATAAAAAGTGAAAGGATAAAGCAACATTCCACAACTTATTAAAATGACTAGTGTAAAGCAACATATAAAAGTGGTGTTAGTGATGAGCTCATATGAAAGTGATTGTTTATGCAAGTTATGAAATATGGTAAGACCTAAGtacaatatattttgtttctatattaaaaagataatactacttattcaaaaagaaaaaaaaaaagagaagataatattatttgtattttattgacTAATGAAACTAAGtattaaaaattcatttgaaaatttaatatacTGCACTTATACTTAAGTTTTACTCAACATGAAACGAATTGTAAAATAAGTTATATTCATGACAAAGTTGAAGGTGAAAATCTTGAATTCAACTCATCTTGagtttttctcaaccaaaaaaaaaaaaaaaactcatcttGAGTAAGGAATTTATGAGATAAAGgctataatattgtttttttaaaaaaatttagaagaaagagagaaaaaaaaaaaaaaaactttttaattggTTACTgacatttttttctcattcaaattCAAGGGTTATTACGGTCTCTTAAAATGGATCAATTGGTCCAACGGGGTCACCTACtttcatgtatttttataaTGCTGGAAGCACCCATTTCCATGTAGGACAAATCTACCAAATCTTCATTTTAaaggtaattaaaaaaaatgcttgttGCAAATCCCAAACAAGAATCAGGCCTAGTTTATGATCTTCCTTCGATCTTGATTCCTGCCTACACTATATAATACACTTCCCAAAGTGGGTCCACAAGCATATAAATCTGtctctatatttatttttcactaacataaaaactctcttttatgtaaattattttattctaatgATTAGGAAAGTTCTTGAAGACTAATAGTCTGTTATCCATGTGGATAGCTTTTTTGGATTGTGAATTAGTGTAAGGTAGGgactgaaaaaaagagaggtggGCCGGCACATTGGGTTGGAGTTAGACTCAACAAGTGACAAGAAATGGTGGTGATGGGTCGGCATCAGTAGGATGAGAGTGAGAGATGGGGGAGCGGCAAATGAAGGAGATGGTGATAGATGAGTCATTCATAAGGTGGTGAGTGATCTTCAAAGCCAAGCTCTTTGTTCCCACAGGTTGAACTGTGACTTTCATTAGTTGGGGGAGAGAATATAATACATGTGGAATTGGTTTTGGGTCATAAAAATGGTTCATATATAGATATTCTGGATAAGTTAGCTAGTCCATCACTATTTCTATTCCCCTTTTTTCGCCTCATTTTAGCATCTTCTGTTTAAAGTTTTTCTAGGTAGTGCTAGCCTGCTAGGTATCCTAATTAGTATCACAGTTTAGGAACTCCAAAGTACACTGAGACATTTAGTCGAACAATTGACATGCGTAAGAATGGGTGAAGCCATTTGAAATAGGCAAATGATACGGTTAGTAAAAATG includes the following:
- the LOC115983185 gene encoding uncharacterized protein LOC115983185, which produces MGSKMRRKQQVWYVPQPLTPLMEWPDPEMQEEGNKKESSWEVIREWFRATKNSPGASFSSPFDGAIQPKKQDLRLLLGVLGCPLAPIPLVNDPIDRLHIKDIPMETSIANYIIQQYLAATGCLKQQKCAKTMYATGTVKMICCETEVSSGKNVKTLGTRSGENGCFVLWQMLPGKWSLDLVVGGNQVIAGSDGKIVWRHTSWLGTHAAKGPQRPLRRIIQGLDPKTTASLFANAQCLGEKRLGHDDCFVLKVCADRAAVMERNDGSAEVIRHVLYGYFCQKSGLLVYLEDSHLTRVQTPENEIVYWETTIGSSIGDYRDVDGVLIAHQGRSIATVFRFGELSQQHTRTRMEEVWTIDDVVYNVPGLSLDYFIPPADIVDNLHSP